The Microbacterium sp. SORGH_AS_0862 genome has a segment encoding these proteins:
- a CDS encoding FAD binding domain-containing protein, giving the protein MDITTITSFRPARSRSDLRLDEGEVFIAGGTWLMSEPLPGTTGFVDLTTLDWPEIELTGDGLRVGATCTIARFLAWSEGRAADLPPVPSGWSAAHLVADAAHALLASFKIWNTATVGGNVCRSFAAGAMISLAAALDATAVIWTPDGAERRMPVAEVPTGNGTNVLARGEVLRALEFPASALRSTARLRKIALAELGRSGAVVTGRVDEDGTSVFTLTAATAAPTVLRFAGLPDAATLAAAVGSVSGYYTDPLGSADWRRGVSMEFAERIRAELEEAA; this is encoded by the coding sequence GTGGACATCACGACCATCACGAGTTTCCGCCCGGCGCGAAGCCGGTCCGACCTGCGCCTGGACGAGGGCGAGGTCTTCATCGCGGGCGGCACCTGGCTCATGAGCGAGCCACTGCCGGGCACGACCGGCTTCGTCGATCTCACGACCCTCGACTGGCCCGAGATCGAGCTCACAGGCGACGGCCTGCGAGTGGGGGCGACCTGCACGATCGCCCGTTTCCTCGCCTGGTCCGAGGGGCGCGCGGCCGATCTGCCGCCCGTTCCCTCCGGGTGGAGCGCCGCACACCTCGTCGCGGATGCGGCGCACGCCCTCCTCGCCTCGTTCAAGATCTGGAACACCGCCACCGTCGGCGGCAACGTGTGCCGCTCCTTCGCGGCGGGCGCCATGATCTCGCTCGCCGCGGCACTGGACGCGACGGCCGTCATCTGGACGCCGGACGGCGCCGAGCGCCGCATGCCCGTGGCCGAGGTGCCCACCGGCAACGGCACCAACGTGCTGGCCCGCGGCGAGGTGCTGCGCGCGCTCGAGTTCCCCGCATCCGCCCTCCGCTCCACCGCGCGCCTGCGCAAGATCGCCCTCGCAGAGCTGGGCCGCTCCGGGGCCGTCGTCACCGGCCGCGTCGACGAGGACGGCACGAGCGTGTTCACCCTGACCGCCGCCACCGCGGCTCCCACCGTGCTGCGCTTCGCCGGACTTCCGGATGCGGCGACACTCGCCGCGGCCGTCGGTTCCGTGTCCGGTTACTACACCGATCCCCTGGGGTCTGCGGACTGGCGGCGCGGCGTGAGCATGGAGTTCGCGGAGCGGATCCGGGCCGAACTGGAGGAGGCCGCATGA
- a CDS encoding TetR/AcrR family transcriptional regulator, with protein MDVLVKAVVEMGRTRTFDEDAVVRAARDVFWQHGYAEASVPDLEAATGLGRSSLYHSFGSKRELFDAAIESYLDEVIRPRLAPLLGASVNADALETYLTGLAAALQAPRTHLAEHGCLLMNTVRGTLADDEHVKRAVGQYRAELTTAFAAGVAARRPDLDAEDHAVLTRSCTAHVLSAMAIVRAQPAAAADLVDNARILVIGWGPR; from the coding sequence ATGGACGTTCTAGTAAAGGCGGTGGTCGAGATGGGTCGCACTCGGACCTTCGACGAGGATGCGGTCGTGCGCGCGGCGCGCGACGTGTTCTGGCAGCACGGTTACGCCGAGGCATCCGTTCCGGACCTCGAGGCGGCCACCGGGCTCGGTCGTTCGAGCCTGTACCACTCGTTCGGCAGCAAGCGAGAGCTGTTCGACGCGGCGATCGAGAGCTATCTCGACGAGGTGATCCGGCCACGACTCGCCCCTCTCCTGGGAGCCTCCGTGAACGCCGATGCGCTCGAGACCTACCTCACCGGTCTTGCCGCCGCTCTGCAAGCCCCCCGCACACATCTCGCCGAACACGGCTGCCTCCTCATGAACACCGTGCGCGGCACCCTCGCCGACGACGAGCACGTCAAGCGGGCGGTCGGTCAGTACCGCGCCGAGCTGACGACGGCCTTCGCCGCCGGCGTCGCCGCCCGCCGCCCCGATCTGGACGCGGAGGATCACGCCGTGCTCACCCGCTCCTGCACCGCGCACGTACTCTCGGCGATGGCCATCGTGCGCGCCCAGCCCGCCGCGGCGGCGGACCTGGTGGACAACGCCCGCATCCTGGTCATCGGATGGGGTCCGCGCTGA
- a CDS encoding DUF1304 domain-containing protein, producing the protein MLIVGLVFAGLAAVLHVYIFWMESFAWDRPRTRQTFGLGSDVQVQMTKPMAYNQGFYNLFLAITTFVGIVGVAAGATAVGAALVLTGTGSMLAAALVLLLSDRTKARAAITQGTLPLLAVIATTIGLLLQ; encoded by the coding sequence ATGCTCATCGTCGGACTCGTGTTCGCGGGCCTCGCGGCCGTGCTGCACGTCTACATCTTCTGGATGGAATCGTTCGCGTGGGATCGTCCCCGCACCCGCCAGACCTTCGGCCTGGGCAGCGACGTGCAGGTGCAGATGACGAAGCCGATGGCGTACAACCAGGGCTTCTACAACCTGTTCCTCGCGATCACGACCTTCGTCGGCATCGTCGGCGTCGCGGCGGGAGCGACCGCGGTGGGCGCGGCCCTGGTGCTGACCGGCACCGGCTCGATGCTGGCGGCGGCCCTGGTGCTGCTGCTCTCGGATCGCACGAAGGCCCGCGCCGCGATCACGCAGGGCACGCTGCCTCTGCTCGCCGTCATCGCGACGACGATCGGCCTGTTGCTGCAATAA
- a CDS encoding zinc-binding dehydrogenase, protein MRAIVHSAFGDPAEVLHVEDAPLPEPGAGQVRVRTLLSPIHNHDLWTVRGTYGFKPELPARAGTEAVGVVDAVGEGVENLSVGQRVATGGTLGVWAEYFIGHAAAMIPVPDAMDDVTASQLVSMPFSALSLIEFLELERGDWLVQNAANGAVGRLVAQLAVARGLNVLGLVRRDAGVAELEGLVIGNVVSTEGENWRERAAEITGGAPIVAGVDSVGGAASGEVLSLLAEDGTLVAFGAMASPIMEIASGDVIFKQATVKGFWGSKVSSSMAPARRGELLRELVTRIGEGVLTLPASHTFGFDEISDAARANFEPGRIGKVLLKP, encoded by the coding sequence ATGCGCGCCATCGTGCACTCCGCCTTCGGCGATCCGGCCGAGGTCCTTCACGTCGAGGATGCCCCGCTCCCCGAGCCCGGCGCGGGACAGGTCCGCGTACGGACGCTGCTCTCGCCCATCCACAACCACGACCTGTGGACCGTGCGCGGCACGTACGGCTTCAAGCCGGAGCTTCCGGCGCGCGCCGGGACCGAGGCCGTCGGCGTCGTGGATGCGGTCGGTGAGGGCGTCGAGAACCTCAGCGTCGGTCAGCGCGTCGCCACCGGTGGCACCCTCGGCGTGTGGGCCGAGTACTTCATCGGCCACGCGGCCGCGATGATCCCGGTGCCTGACGCGATGGACGACGTCACCGCCTCCCAGCTCGTCTCCATGCCCTTCAGCGCCCTGAGCCTCATCGAGTTCCTCGAGCTCGAGCGCGGCGACTGGCTCGTGCAGAACGCGGCCAACGGCGCCGTCGGTCGCCTCGTCGCGCAGCTCGCGGTGGCCCGCGGCCTGAACGTGCTCGGACTCGTGCGCCGCGACGCGGGCGTGGCGGAGCTCGAGGGTCTCGTCATCGGCAACGTCGTCTCGACCGAGGGCGAGAACTGGCGCGAGCGCGCCGCCGAGATCACCGGTGGCGCTCCGATCGTCGCCGGGGTGGACTCGGTCGGCGGTGCCGCATCCGGCGAGGTGCTCTCGCTGCTCGCCGAGGACGGCACGCTGGTCGCCTTCGGTGCGATGGCCTCGCCGATCATGGAGATCGCCTCGGGCGACGTGATCTTCAAGCAGGCCACGGTCAAGGGCTTCTGGGGCAGCAAGGTCAGCTCGTCGATGGCGCCCGCGCGCCGCGGCGAACTGCTGCGCGAGCTCGTGACCCGCATCGGCGAGGGCGTTCTCACGCTCCCGGCATCGCACACCTTCGGCTTCGACGAGATCTCGGATGCGGCCCGCGCCAACTTCGAGCCCGGCCGCATCGGCAAGGTGCTCCTCAAGCCCTGA
- a CDS encoding MFS transporter, with protein sequence MSRTRWVGFLVTIFATTYVLFSAMIVIPVIYNFYVVFADNLGVVNYIVSGGLLIAILANLVGARLMRRVRKRTLMLVGIAVFTLASTFQVAILDVTYVAVMATLAGVGCGLVVVAAPALLSEAYPDEKKRGTMLGWYNSLGSVVGALLSAVAGFVAANVSSWTSVYWLYAFSVVIFALAFFFVPNTPTDTEKAEAANSTTTADRIPLLPMASLSIAGFALSLVYMVPVYFISVIVLQNSLGDESASGLLSSATTIGSAIGCAIFGVLFRLIGRVTPTISFALMTVSLLLLGTADVVLVAAGCVMIGVAYGLGFVYYTVRATTIVAPSKVAVGLSISWAAINLGGFATTYAVSFLQGALGLDPASQIVEIFPILLVITALGTLLSLGFLAFAKLSRSSAPAATAPVV encoded by the coding sequence ATGAGCCGAACGAGGTGGGTCGGCTTCCTCGTCACCATCTTCGCGACGACCTACGTTCTCTTCTCGGCGATGATCGTCATTCCGGTCATCTACAACTTCTACGTCGTCTTCGCGGACAACCTGGGAGTGGTCAACTACATCGTCTCCGGTGGGCTGCTGATCGCGATCCTCGCGAACCTCGTGGGTGCCCGGCTCATGCGACGAGTGCGAAAGCGCACGCTGATGCTGGTCGGAATCGCCGTGTTCACGCTGGCCTCGACGTTCCAGGTCGCGATCCTGGATGTGACGTATGTCGCGGTCATGGCGACTCTGGCCGGCGTCGGATGCGGACTGGTCGTGGTCGCGGCCCCCGCGCTCCTCTCGGAGGCCTACCCCGATGAGAAGAAGCGCGGCACCATGCTGGGCTGGTACAACTCGCTCGGTTCGGTCGTGGGTGCCTTGCTCAGCGCGGTGGCGGGCTTTGTCGCCGCGAACGTGAGCTCGTGGACTTCCGTCTACTGGCTGTACGCGTTCTCCGTCGTGATCTTCGCGCTCGCGTTCTTCTTCGTTCCGAACACGCCGACCGACACCGAGAAGGCGGAGGCCGCCAACAGCACCACCACCGCTGACCGCATCCCGCTGCTTCCCATGGCCAGTCTGAGCATCGCGGGCTTCGCGCTCAGCCTGGTCTACATGGTTCCGGTGTACTTCATCTCGGTGATCGTGCTGCAGAACAGTCTGGGCGACGAGTCGGCCTCCGGTCTGCTCTCGTCGGCGACGACGATCGGCTCCGCCATCGGCTGTGCGATCTTCGGAGTGCTCTTCCGGCTCATCGGCCGCGTCACCCCGACGATCTCCTTCGCGCTGATGACCGTCTCCCTCCTGCTCCTGGGAACGGCGGACGTCGTGCTCGTGGCCGCCGGATGCGTGATGATCGGTGTCGCCTACGGACTCGGATTCGTCTACTACACGGTTCGTGCCACCACGATCGTCGCGCCGTCCAAGGTCGCCGTGGGACTTTCGATCTCGTGGGCAGCGATCAACCTCGGAGGCTTTGCGACGACGTACGCGGTGAGCTTCCTGCAAGGTGCGCTCGGTCTCGACCCGGCCAGCCAGATCGTCGAGATCTTCCCCATCCTGCTGGTGATCACGGCGCTTGGCACGCTGCTCTCGCTCGGGTTCCTGGCCTTCGCCAAGCTGTCCAGGTCCTCCGCCCCGGCAGCCACCGCCCCCGTGGTCTGA
- a CDS encoding GntR family transcriptional regulator — MDSPGDSLVDRISRFIEAEQFSAGERIGSERALAEQFAVSRSELRTALELLERHHRIRRTIGRSGGVFCWDGKIERHLNTIEGVPDMLRQQGFRATTTVLHSGIAIATPVECRALRIARGEPVFRLLRRRDADDIPLSLDSMTLPIRMLPGFQNVTHTQSVYRTLLEEYEIEAAQANETIDVSAANTEQAEVLRISVGDPLLDIRRVTYSQHGVPFEFAHDYFVAARTRITLSRHGARWKRAAEPARRRPHA; from the coding sequence ATGGACAGTCCCGGCGATTCTCTCGTCGACCGGATCTCGCGCTTCATCGAGGCCGAGCAGTTCAGCGCGGGCGAGCGCATCGGGTCGGAGCGAGCGCTCGCCGAGCAGTTCGCGGTGTCGCGCTCCGAGCTGCGTACCGCCCTGGAGCTCCTCGAACGACACCACCGCATCCGCCGCACGATCGGCAGAAGCGGTGGTGTGTTCTGTTGGGACGGCAAGATCGAGCGGCATCTGAACACCATCGAAGGCGTGCCCGACATGCTGCGCCAACAGGGGTTCCGCGCCACGACGACCGTTCTGCACTCCGGCATCGCGATCGCCACCCCCGTGGAGTGTCGTGCCCTCCGGATCGCGAGGGGCGAACCGGTGTTCCGCCTTTTGCGGCGTCGCGACGCTGACGACATCCCGCTGTCGCTGGATTCGATGACCCTTCCCATCCGGATGCTGCCCGGGTTCCAGAACGTCACCCACACGCAGAGCGTGTACCGGACACTGCTTGAGGAGTACGAAATCGAGGCGGCGCAGGCCAACGAGACGATCGACGTCAGCGCGGCGAACACCGAGCAGGCTGAGGTCCTCCGGATCAGCGTTGGCGATCCGCTGCTGGACATCAGGCGCGTCACGTACTCGCAGCACGGTGTCCCGTTCGAGTTCGCGCACGACTACTTCGTCGCCGCACGCACCCGGATCACGCTGAGTCGTCACGGCGCCCGATGGAAGAGGGCCGCGGAACCGGCCCGACGGCGTCCACACGCCTGA
- a CDS encoding aspartate aminotransferase family protein, which yields MIHDNAPIVTGNASILEGNSFKAEDAAALPDRERSLIERREARLGSAYRLFYKKPVELVRGHGAHVWDAAGDEYLDLYNNVPTLGHAHPAVVDAVTRQMSTLNTHTRYLHAAILDYSEDLCATLPGDDYQTMFVCTGSEANDLALRVGRTFTGGQAWIATSEAYHGNTALVTAHSPSLAGAEQMDPTLRVIDPPDTYRHGSSDRAGAAFLAQVRRAIEDIEKSNEGFAGLIADSSFSSDGVFTGESGMITAAIDLVHEHGGIFIADEVQPGFARTGEAFWGFARHGLVPDIVTTGKPMGNGFPVAGMIARHHVLEPFSSTRPYFNTFGGNPVAIAAAQAVLDTIHAEGLQQHALEVGRAFRAALSELAANHPAIGDVRGAGLYTALELVTDRDTKTPATSLGLAVIEGLRRRGVLTSVCGPGNNILKLRPPLAFAADDIPRAIDALDAVLSEAAH from the coding sequence GTGATACACGACAACGCCCCCATCGTCACCGGCAATGCCAGCATCCTCGAAGGCAACAGCTTCAAAGCCGAGGACGCGGCAGCTCTGCCCGATCGGGAGCGGTCGCTCATCGAGCGCCGCGAAGCGCGGCTGGGATCGGCGTACCGACTCTTCTACAAGAAGCCGGTCGAACTGGTGCGGGGCCACGGCGCCCACGTCTGGGATGCGGCGGGCGACGAGTACCTCGATCTCTACAACAACGTGCCCACCCTCGGGCACGCCCATCCTGCCGTCGTCGACGCGGTCACCCGGCAGATGTCGACGTTGAACACCCACACCCGCTACCTCCACGCCGCGATCCTCGACTACTCGGAGGACCTCTGCGCGACGCTTCCGGGCGACGATTATCAGACGATGTTCGTCTGCACCGGCTCCGAGGCGAACGATCTGGCGCTGCGTGTGGGGCGCACCTTCACGGGCGGTCAGGCCTGGATCGCGACGAGCGAGGCCTACCACGGCAACACCGCGTTGGTGACGGCGCACTCCCCGTCGCTGGCCGGCGCCGAGCAGATGGACCCGACACTGCGGGTGATCGACCCGCCCGACACCTATCGTCACGGTTCCTCGGATCGAGCAGGTGCGGCGTTTCTCGCGCAGGTGCGTCGCGCGATCGAGGACATCGAGAAGTCGAACGAGGGGTTCGCCGGGCTGATCGCCGACTCGTCGTTCTCCTCCGACGGCGTCTTCACCGGTGAGAGCGGAATGATCACGGCCGCCATCGATCTGGTGCACGAGCACGGAGGCATCTTCATCGCAGACGAGGTGCAGCCTGGCTTCGCCCGCACGGGAGAAGCTTTCTGGGGATTCGCCCGCCACGGATTGGTCCCCGACATCGTCACCACCGGCAAACCCATGGGCAACGGCTTTCCCGTGGCCGGCATGATCGCCCGCCACCACGTGCTCGAACCGTTCAGTTCGACGCGTCCGTACTTCAACACCTTCGGCGGCAATCCGGTGGCGATCGCTGCGGCGCAGGCGGTACTCGACACGATCCACGCCGAGGGCCTGCAGCAGCACGCTCTCGAGGTCGGCCGGGCGTTCCGAGCCGCGCTGAGCGAACTCGCCGCCAACCACCCCGCCATCGGCGACGTGCGTGGTGCCGGACTGTACACGGCCCTGGAGCTCGTCACCGACCGCGACACCAAGACCCCTGCGACATCGCTCGGGCTGGCGGTGATCGAGGGGCTCCGCCGACGTGGCGTGCTGACGAGCGTGTGCGGCCCGGGGAACAATATCCTCAAACTGCGCCCGCCGCTCGCCTTCGCCGCTGACGACATCCCGAGGGCGATCGACGCGTTGGACGCCGTTCTCTCCGAGGCCGCACACTGA
- a CDS encoding phosphotransferase enzyme family protein, which produces MAAVEPHPALDLFDGVSRGDGAPEWVRSGIVHAWAIEEPASVTLIVLSENVTFKVERRGVPEMVVRLGRPGYAAGPDHIRSELVWVAALREDAAIPTPGPRRGADGDFLQFLPDESGALWSAVAFDYVTGHMLEDEPVAAVAAHYGEIGRLTALLHRHARSWRPRSSFARFHWDVPDMVGAGARWGDWRVATLSTPQRRTLERAEEAARATLDELRIDRSPAHFGLIHGDLRPSNVMVADSTAEPLTIIDFDDCGYGYYLYDFAAALTFYEHRPEASGMAASWIEGYRQLVPLTTADLRAAGAFSMLRRLTMLGWATTHRSDALPPDLWEENLPGTVDVADRYLVDPAWLSRG; this is translated from the coding sequence ATGGCAGCTGTAGAACCGCACCCCGCCCTCGACCTCTTCGACGGCGTTTCGCGCGGCGATGGCGCCCCGGAGTGGGTGCGTTCGGGCATCGTGCATGCCTGGGCGATCGAGGAACCGGCCTCCGTGACGCTCATCGTGCTTTCGGAGAACGTGACCTTCAAGGTCGAACGGCGCGGCGTCCCTGAGATGGTGGTCCGGCTGGGACGACCGGGGTATGCAGCGGGTCCCGACCACATCCGCAGTGAGCTCGTCTGGGTCGCCGCCCTGAGGGAGGATGCCGCCATCCCCACGCCCGGGCCGCGACGCGGTGCCGACGGGGATTTCCTCCAGTTCCTCCCGGACGAGTCGGGTGCGCTCTGGTCCGCCGTCGCCTTCGACTACGTCACGGGGCACATGCTCGAGGACGAACCGGTCGCCGCCGTCGCCGCGCACTACGGCGAGATCGGCCGGCTCACTGCGCTGCTGCACCGACACGCGCGCAGCTGGCGGCCGCGCTCGAGCTTCGCCCGCTTCCACTGGGACGTTCCCGACATGGTCGGCGCGGGCGCTCGGTGGGGAGACTGGCGTGTGGCCACGTTGTCGACGCCGCAGCGGCGCACCCTCGAGCGCGCCGAAGAGGCGGCACGCGCCACTCTCGACGAACTCCGGATCGACCGATCGCCGGCCCACTTCGGGCTCATCCACGGCGATCTCCGCCCGTCGAACGTCATGGTCGCCGACAGCACGGCCGAGCCGCTCACCATCATCGACTTCGATGACTGCGGCTACGGCTATTACCTGTACGACTTCGCGGCGGCGCTCACGTTCTACGAGCATCGGCCGGAGGCGTCAGGCATGGCGGCGAGCTGGATCGAGGGTTATCGGCAGCTCGTGCCGCTGACGACGGCCGATCTGCGCGCGGCTGGGGCGTTCTCGATGCTGCGTCGACTCACGATGCTCGGCTGGGCGACCACGCACCGCTCCGATGCGCTCCCGCCGGACCTGTGGGAGGAGAACCTGCCGGGCACCGTCGACGTCGCCGACAGGTACCTCGTGGACCCCGCCTGGCTCAGTCGAGGCTGA
- a CDS encoding MoaF N-terminal domain-containing protein, with protein MNLKDLARDPNPLTQFAKPPCYELVGRSFFFVMDGGIDYELRFTGRRTLEWNADGEDAHTVEYDAMKADEQTYLVTFRVEEPMLASHSYVIDLEQRLVTRHLSTVGENRRHPLLQTNHFDFGAIRTEGYALPYKRHYYTDDLLGTRAEWHWSTDLVSRHAYVDTNFYRVTWEEGSAMEDSFEEEFDKIPATDELATFIRIKENMYVFVVVEEKVERLLGDDQPFRSDSMLFIENFDRCFHVGRAFGHMMVDGVAEPIWMIYGAFGNTLELPDSLLTQPNRYTA; from the coding sequence ATGAATCTCAAAGACCTTGCACGCGACCCCAATCCCCTCACGCAGTTCGCGAAGCCGCCGTGCTACGAACTCGTCGGCCGCTCGTTCTTCTTCGTGATGGATGGCGGGATCGACTACGAACTGCGCTTCACGGGCCGTCGCACGCTGGAGTGGAACGCTGATGGCGAGGACGCCCACACGGTCGAGTACGACGCGATGAAGGCGGACGAGCAGACGTATCTCGTGACGTTCCGCGTCGAGGAGCCGATGCTCGCCTCCCACAGCTACGTCATCGATCTCGAGCAGCGCCTGGTCACGCGCCACTTGTCCACCGTCGGGGAGAACCGCCGGCATCCGCTGCTGCAGACGAACCACTTCGACTTCGGCGCCATCCGGACCGAGGGTTACGCGCTGCCCTACAAGCGCCACTACTACACCGACGATCTGTTGGGGACCCGCGCCGAGTGGCATTGGTCGACCGATCTCGTCTCGCGCCATGCCTACGTCGACACGAACTTCTACCGAGTGACCTGGGAGGAGGGCTCCGCGATGGAGGATTCCTTCGAGGAGGAGTTCGACAAGATCCCCGCCACCGACGAGCTGGCCACCTTCATCCGCATCAAAGAGAACATGTACGTCTTCGTCGTCGTGGAGGAGAAGGTGGAACGTCTCCTCGGCGACGATCAGCCCTTCCGCAGCGACAGCATGTTGTTCATCGAGAACTTCGACCGCTGCTTCCACGTGGGCCGTGCTTTCGGACACATGATGGTCGACGGCGTCGCCGAGCCGATCTGGATGATCTACGGGGCTTTTGGCAACACGCTCGAGCTGCCCGACTCTCTCCTGACCCAGCCGAACCGCTACACCGCGTGA
- a CDS encoding MoaF N-terminal domain-containing protein: MALDRARHGRRHGIAQYRYPLSYVLAGMTLDLRSPEGDSIRCHFTGVDRVTLTRGAHSEVSVYECLPVAEDIYLVSFEIAALFAIVDLARGRALVVDVAADTEIAFTIEGAIDGDGAPIAATDEMTGTSVSWVLGDGRELRFEYLSESESRQSWSPRHDRVHTLPTRYYTFADGVYVVVAKTAAPPGIDLPQGLNRLVMVQDFRKVVVGGVALSAVFNERVLFSGYGAFRDAS; encoded by the coding sequence ATGGCTCTCGATCGCGCGCGCCACGGCCGCCGCCACGGCATCGCTCAGTACCGATACCCTCTCAGCTACGTCCTGGCCGGGATGACCCTCGACCTCCGTTCACCCGAGGGCGATTCGATCCGGTGTCACTTCACTGGAGTGGATCGCGTCACGCTCACTCGCGGCGCTCACTCCGAGGTATCCGTCTACGAATGCCTCCCGGTCGCGGAGGACATCTACCTCGTCAGCTTCGAGATCGCTGCATTGTTCGCGATCGTGGATCTCGCGCGCGGCCGTGCGCTCGTGGTCGACGTGGCTGCCGACACCGAGATCGCCTTCACGATCGAGGGTGCGATCGACGGTGACGGCGCCCCGATCGCTGCGACCGACGAGATGACGGGGACCTCGGTCAGCTGGGTGCTGGGTGACGGACGCGAGCTGCGTTTCGAGTACCTCAGCGAGAGCGAGAGCCGTCAGAGCTGGAGCCCTCGCCATGACCGGGTGCACACCCTCCCGACGCGCTACTACACCTTCGCCGATGGCGTGTACGTCGTGGTCGCCAAGACTGCGGCCCCTCCGGGCATCGATCTGCCCCAGGGACTGAACCGACTCGTGATGGTGCAGGACTTCCGCAAGGTCGTCGTCGGCGGCGTCGCCCTGTCCGCGGTGTTCAACGAGCGCGTGCTGTTCTCCGGATACGGGGCCTTCCGGGACGCGAGCTGA
- a CDS encoding nucleoside phosphorylase, which yields MSQPVDKSQAGLTARQYHIGIAPGEVSSVALLPGDPFRVPLVAEFLTDVREVAHNREHRTMTGWYKGRHITATSTGMGCPSTAIAVEELARVGVTSFIRVGSSAGLQPGIEPGDLLVSEGSFRNDGTTDAYLPKGFPAVPDLSLTLALQRHSERLAAASGTRWHSGISVSDDAFYAETPEWIGQLNRMGILNVEMEASALYIVARMRGLRAGMVCACSSNLVDGASLYDEKNTALKDGWMRSIEAALETAVELEL from the coding sequence ATGTCTCAGCCCGTCGACAAGTCCCAGGCCGGTCTCACCGCCCGGCAGTACCACATCGGCATCGCACCGGGAGAGGTGTCGTCCGTCGCGCTCCTCCCGGGCGACCCGTTCCGGGTACCGCTGGTCGCCGAGTTCCTGACCGACGTGCGCGAGGTCGCGCACAACCGCGAGCACCGCACGATGACCGGCTGGTACAAGGGGCGCCACATCACGGCCACCTCCACCGGGATGGGCTGCCCTTCGACCGCGATCGCGGTGGAGGAGCTGGCCCGCGTCGGGGTGACCTCGTTCATCCGCGTCGGCAGCTCCGCCGGACTCCAGCCGGGCATCGAACCCGGCGACCTGCTCGTCAGCGAAGGAAGCTTCCGCAACGACGGCACCACCGACGCGTACCTTCCCAAGGGGTTCCCGGCGGTGCCGGATCTGTCGCTCACGCTCGCGTTGCAGCGCCACTCCGAGCGGCTGGCCGCCGCATCCGGTACGCGGTGGCACAGCGGGATCAGCGTGAGCGACGATGCGTTCTACGCCGAGACGCCGGAGTGGATCGGCCAGCTCAATCGCATGGGCATCCTCAACGTCGAGATGGAGGCGTCGGCGCTCTACATCGTCGCGCGGATGCGGGGACTACGTGCCGGCATGGTGTGCGCCTGCTCGAGCAACCTCGTCGACGGCGCGTCGCTGTACGACGAGAAGAACACCGCGCTCAAAGACGGCTGGATGCGCTCTATCGAGGCCGCTCTGGAGACCGCGGTCGAGCTGGAGCTGTAG